A region of the Fusobacterium sp. genome:
CTCTAATATATGATTTCCAGTAATAAAGATATCTTCTTTTCTTTTTCTTAATGGTATAGTTTCTATTTCCAGCACATTCAATCTATAAAAAAGATCTGTTCTGAATTTTCCCTCTTCACACAATAAAGAAAGATTTTTATTTGTAGCTGCTACAACTCTCACATCTACATATATAGTTTCTTCTCCACCTACTCTTCTAAAACATTTTTCTTGAAGAACTCTTAAAAATTTATTTTGAAGGTGATATGGAATCTCTGATATTTCATCTAAAAAAATAGTTCCCTTATGTGCAAGTTCAAATAAGCCTTTTTTCCCTCTTCTCTTTGCTCCAGTAAAAGCTCCTTCCTCATATCCAAAAAGCTCACTCTCTATAAGATTCTCTGAAATATTAGCACAATTAAAAGCTATAAAGGGTTCGTTTTTTCTTTTGCTACCATTATGTATACTTTGAGCAAACAGTTCTTTTCCAGTTCCACTTTCCCCTGTTATAAGTATAGTATTTTCTGTTCCTGCATAGTGCCTTGCAATTTTTTTAATTTCTTCAAAATTTTTATTACAAGTTACTAAGTCTTTCCATGTATGTTTTGCTGAAAACTCTAAATTGACTAAAGATTTTCTTAAGCTATTTGCTGATTCTTCTATATTTTTAAATCTTCTAAAAATAAAAAGAAAGTTATTTTTATTCTCTGACTGTTGTACAGGCGTTATATCCATAGATACTTTCTCTTTTTTGGTATCAATAAGTATATTTTTCACTTCATCTTTTAATCCAAAGATAAATTCCCTGTCTATCTCTTGTATAAAATCAAAAATATTATCATCTATATATATCTTATTATTAAATAATTTATTTCCCATAGAATTGTAATGCCCTATTTTTCCCTCATTGTCTGTATATATCATTCCACAATCTGTATTATTAAGAATGGCTGTCAGATATCTATTTTTTATTTTTTCATTCTCTTTAAACTCCAACATTTTTTTAGCCTCTTCAAAAGCCTTATGAATAGAATTATACTCTGATTTTATAAGATAAAAGTCTATATAATATGGCTTTTTCTCTAAAGTATTTAAAAGTACTGTATCTCCTATAAAAATTTTCACTT
Encoded here:
- a CDS encoding sigma 54-interacting transcriptional regulator; its protein translation is MKRICLLAPYKDFLEHEESDKFLIKKYANLTEAVKVAKDFQNNDGEIIITRGGTANIIRENTSLTVIEIEISSIEILKTLKKIEKTDTPLGIVGYKNAVYKCSYLANIAGFKETYEVIFDEEQSYNKYLNTLEELIYEKKVKIFIGDTVLLNTLEKKPYYIDFYLIKSEYNSIHKAFEEAKKMLEFKENEKIKNRYLTAILNNTDCGMIYTDNEGKIGHYNSMGNKLFNNKIYIDDNIFDFIQEIDREFIFGLKDEVKNILIDTKKEKVSMDITPVQQSENKNNFLFIFRRFKNIEESANSLRKSLVNLEFSAKHTWKDLVTCNKNFEEIKKIARHYAGTENTILITGESGTGKELFAQSIHNGSKRKNEPFIAFNCANISENLIESELFGYEEGAFTGAKRRGKKGLFELAHKGTIFLDEISEIPYHLQNKFLRVLQEKCFRRVGGEETIYVDVRVVAATNKNLSLLCEEGKFRTDLFYRLNVLEIETIPLRKRKEDIFITGNHILEKELLGLNLFEVERFTNILEKLSEYSFPGNVRELENIIKRVVVLKINLKLSDDKILSLLPLGKTKKRKNEFSNMTLREIEKKIVEEILEEESNNKTKTAVKLGIDRGTLNRILKEK